Proteins co-encoded in one Nitratireductor kimnyeongensis genomic window:
- a CDS encoding tripartite tricarboxylate transporter permease encodes MDGLNHFLGAIAEIGFSAQIIVVFWATLLGITVGMIPGLTATLGVALVTTLTFTMEQNTAILVLICVYIGAIYGGGRTAILLNIPGTPANAASALEGFPLARKGRAGEAMAVATTGSFLGSVVGMVGLALVAPWLAEFALDFTSFEFFWLAVFGIVLCGQLTAMDDALKGWIAGFFGLLVAMVGQESIHAYARFSYGIRDLEGGFGLLPVLVGAFGCTEVFIVMRQEATRAVAGKVTGVFHSALSSFGHARTWLRSGFIGTFMGVVPGVGEDMGAWVSYAAAKRASKRKEEYGQGSTEGLLAAETGNNAAVPGALIPVLTLAIPGSAPAAVLLAAMIIHGLRPGPLIMITQADFFYSVVAMVFWASCAMLILGLLLTRPLLLILKVRREWLMGIIFVLCTVGAFAIAGRIFDVWVMIGFGLIGFLMREAGFPVAPMILGVVLGPILDNNLRRSLALTQGDPIPFVTRPISAVIATLVFLIIIFSLPPVRRRVASLRTRFMGGER; translated from the coding sequence ATGGACGGACTAAATCATTTCCTGGGCGCGATCGCCGAGATCGGGTTTTCCGCGCAGATCATCGTTGTTTTCTGGGCCACGCTCCTCGGCATCACCGTGGGCATGATCCCGGGCCTGACGGCGACGTTGGGCGTCGCGCTGGTGACGACGCTGACCTTCACAATGGAGCAAAACACGGCGATTCTCGTCCTGATCTGCGTTTATATCGGCGCGATCTATGGCGGCGGGCGCACGGCCATTTTGCTCAACATCCCCGGGACGCCGGCCAATGCCGCTTCCGCTCTTGAAGGTTTTCCACTGGCCCGGAAAGGGCGGGCAGGCGAGGCGATGGCGGTGGCCACTACGGGTTCGTTTCTGGGCTCGGTCGTCGGCATGGTGGGGCTGGCGCTGGTCGCGCCCTGGCTTGCTGAGTTCGCGCTTGATTTCACCTCCTTCGAATTCTTCTGGCTTGCCGTCTTCGGCATTGTCCTTTGTGGCCAGCTCACGGCCATGGACGACGCGCTGAAAGGCTGGATCGCCGGCTTTTTCGGTCTGCTTGTCGCCATGGTCGGACAGGAGAGCATTCACGCCTATGCCCGCTTTTCCTACGGCATTCGGGACCTTGAAGGCGGGTTTGGCCTTTTGCCGGTGCTTGTCGGCGCATTTGGTTGCACGGAAGTCTTCATCGTCATGCGGCAGGAAGCCACCCGCGCCGTTGCCGGCAAGGTGACGGGAGTTTTCCATTCCGCGCTGTCTTCCTTCGGCCACGCGCGCACCTGGTTGCGGTCCGGCTTTATCGGCACGTTCATGGGCGTGGTTCCAGGTGTCGGCGAGGATATGGGCGCTTGGGTTTCCTACGCTGCCGCAAAACGTGCGTCCAAACGCAAGGAAGAATATGGGCAGGGATCGACCGAGGGGCTGCTCGCCGCAGAGACCGGAAACAACGCCGCCGTGCCCGGCGCGCTGATCCCGGTTCTGACGCTTGCCATCCCCGGGTCCGCGCCGGCGGCAGTTCTTCTGGCAGCCATGATCATCCATGGTCTCCGGCCCGGTCCCCTGATCATGATCACGCAGGCCGACTTCTTCTATTCGGTCGTGGCCATGGTGTTCTGGGCAAGCTGCGCCATGCTGATATTGGGACTGCTTCTCACGCGGCCGCTGTTGCTTATCCTGAAGGTGCGGCGCGAATGGCTGATGGGCATCATCTTCGTCTTGTGCACCGTTGGCGCTTTCGCCATCGCCGGCCGCATTTTTGATGTCTGGGTCATGATCGGCTTCGGTCTGATCGGATTCCTGATGCGTGAGGCGGGCTTCCCGGTCGCTCCCATGATCCTTGGTGTCGTGCTCGGTCCGATCCTCGACAACAATCTGCGCCGCAGCCTCGCATTGACGCAAGGCGATCCGATTCCCTTTGTGACGCGCCCGATAAGCGCGGTGATCGCGACACTGGTTTTCCTCATCATCATTTTCAGCCTGCCGCCGGTACGTCGCCGCGTCGCCAGCTTGCGCACCCGCTTTATGGGAGGTGAGCGATGA
- a CDS encoding Gfo/Idh/MocA family protein: MSVKNVLLCGFGAFGAQHAAAWRQSTTAPCLYVSDPDPAARDRALAVGLEHVAEDPSVYLDRVDLVDIVTPPRLHLPVALTALGRGKHVFIEKPAVTSLDEGRRLMAAVETSGCAVQIGFVLRCHPLVEKARGILASGDIGRLLAVEGHFSGWKRMRDDSTILENDGVHFLDLMRHLAGVPVRSVAARGSSLLGAPKNDDIRIDLTFGEGISGNLRLGILACGEVEDGFMPGAVTTKRLRLIGDAGNIVIDFNRNTLMQAQVSYMPKSGGWNVVPGAMTTEQVIGVTPLSLLAKSFDQFVSAIESGGPTLCSADEGALEMASLLEAIDQALLQKPLPQIALEKGT, translated from the coding sequence ATGAGCGTGAAAAATGTACTCCTTTGCGGTTTCGGTGCATTCGGCGCGCAGCATGCAGCTGCCTGGCGGCAGAGCACGACTGCTCCGTGCCTTTATGTCAGCGATCCCGACCCTGCCGCCCGTGACAGGGCGCTTGCTGTCGGCCTCGAGCATGTGGCGGAGGATCCCTCCGTCTATCTGGACCGTGTCGATCTCGTTGACATTGTCACGCCGCCACGCCTGCACCTGCCCGTCGCGCTGACAGCTCTTGGGCGCGGCAAACACGTTTTCATCGAGAAGCCGGCCGTGACATCGCTGGATGAGGGGCGGCGGCTGATGGCTGCGGTGGAGACTTCGGGCTGCGCTGTCCAGATCGGTTTCGTTCTGCGCTGTCATCCGCTCGTCGAAAAGGCGAGGGGGATTCTTGCATCCGGAGACATCGGTCGCCTGCTTGCGGTAGAAGGCCATTTTTCCGGCTGGAAGCGGATGCGTGATGATTCCACCATCCTTGAGAACGACGGTGTGCACTTCCTCGATCTCATGCGCCATCTGGCCGGTGTTCCCGTGCGGTCGGTCGCGGCCCGTGGATCAAGCCTTCTCGGCGCTCCGAAAAACGATGACATCCGCATCGACCTGACTTTCGGAGAAGGCATAAGCGGCAATCTGCGGCTCGGCATTCTTGCCTGCGGTGAGGTGGAAGACGGTTTCATGCCGGGAGCGGTGACCACAAAGCGGCTGCGGCTGATTGGCGATGCCGGCAACATCGTCATCGATTTCAATCGCAACACGCTGATGCAGGCGCAGGTCTCCTATATGCCCAAATCGGGCGGCTGGAATGTGGTTCCCGGCGCGATGACGACCGAACAGGTGATCGGGGTCACTCCCCTATCTCTTCTGGCGAAGAGCTTCGATCAGTTCGTATCCGCGATCGAAAGCGGCGGGCCGACCCTGTGCAGCGCCGATGAGGGGGCTTTGGAGATGGCATCGCTTCTCGAAGCCATCGACCAGGCGCTTCTGCAAAAGCCGCTTCCGCAGATCGCACTAGAGAAGGGAACGTGA
- a CDS encoding tripartite tricarboxylate transporter TctB family protein, which translates to MMRTMNRTDFLSGLVVAALGAAGLVEALRMPRFEARGADPFTVPGLTPGLLSAILCVLGVVLVLRGMSGRVLSESARPSITQWTRASAIRTLFTIVMVLLYGTLLFGRMPFFHATALFVFVFTVGAELIDTERRLPAWKLLIGGLLLACSAAYAIDFVFTDLFLVRLPG; encoded by the coding sequence ATGATGCGTACCATGAACAGGACCGATTTCCTTTCCGGCCTCGTTGTGGCGGCGTTGGGCGCGGCGGGACTGGTCGAAGCTCTGCGGATGCCGCGTTTCGAGGCGCGTGGTGCGGATCCCTTCACCGTGCCAGGTCTCACGCCGGGTCTTCTGAGCGCGATTTTATGCGTGCTGGGTGTCGTGCTTGTGCTGCGCGGCATGTCGGGCAGGGTTTTGTCCGAAAGTGCGCGACCCAGCATCACGCAATGGACCCGCGCCAGTGCAATCCGGACGCTCTTCACCATCGTGATGGTGCTTTTGTATGGCACGCTTCTGTTCGGCCGCATGCCCTTCTTCCACGCCACCGCGCTTTTCGTTTTTGTGTTTACTGTCGGGGCAGAGCTGATCGATACCGAACGACGCCTGCCAGCCTGGAAACTTTTGATAGGCGGGCTTTTGCTTGCCTGCAGCGCGGCTTACGCGATCGATTTCGTGTTCACCGATCTCTTTCTCGTTCGGTTGCCGGGGTGA
- a CDS encoding sugar phosphate isomerase/epimerase family protein → MKLSLCNEVLRDLSFEVQCRLAAALRYDGLEIAPFTLSDEPASISAAERRRLRTIAVDHGLEVTGLHWLLTAPKGLSLTSDDPAVAARTRDHMLAMIELCSDLGGRVLIHGSPGQRQLQDAASPERAREIATAHLAAAGEAAAQAGVLYCIEPLAPSMDDFVNTVADAVKLVETIGSPGFATMLDTYAAVGGEAEPAEAVLDRFLPGGHVRHIHFNDRSKRGPGLGDDRFAPIIDCLVRHDYDGVIAVEPFDYHPDGPTAAAFAAGYVRGLFEMRKERS, encoded by the coding sequence ATGAAGCTTTCTCTCTGCAACGAAGTATTGCGTGATCTTTCCTTCGAGGTTCAGTGCCGGCTGGCTGCCGCTCTGCGGTATGACGGGCTCGAGATCGCGCCCTTCACCCTGTCGGACGAGCCTGCCTCCATTTCCGCTGCCGAGCGCCGGCGTCTGCGCACAATAGCCGTCGATCACGGGCTTGAGGTCACGGGTCTGCATTGGCTTTTGACAGCGCCGAAAGGGCTCTCCTTGACAAGCGACGACCCCGCTGTGGCGGCCCGCACGCGCGATCACATGCTGGCCATGATCGAACTGTGCTCCGATCTTGGTGGACGTGTCCTCATCCATGGTTCGCCCGGGCAGCGCCAACTCCAGGACGCTGCTTCGCCGGAGCGAGCGCGCGAGATCGCCACGGCGCATCTCGCTGCCGCAGGAGAGGCGGCGGCACAAGCCGGCGTTCTGTATTGCATCGAACCATTGGCACCCTCCATGGACGATTTCGTCAATACGGTTGCCGACGCGGTGAAGCTGGTCGAAACCATTGGATCGCCCGGCTTTGCGACCATGCTCGACACCTATGCGGCGGTGGGCGGCGAAGCCGAGCCAGCAGAAGCGGTTCTGGACCGATTTCTGCCCGGCGGCCATGTACGCCACATTCATTTCAACGACCGCTCGAAGCGTGGGCCGGGGCTCGGTGATGACCGGTTTGCACCAATCATCGATTGCCTCGTCCGGCATGACTATGACGGCGTGATCGCCGTGGAGCCATTTGACTACCACCCCGATGGGCCAACGGCGGCTGCCTTTGCCGCGGGGTATGTCCGGGGACTTTTTGAAATGCGGAAGGAACGCTCATGA
- a CDS encoding mandelate racemase translates to MSTARLKIIGGRIGIANAFARMPFRFGVVTMEAAASATLELEVFVNGQPVLGYASDLLAYKWFDKRPEKTPADNVADLLWVIEEALTVASALSEGSVFSLWRQLDEEVDRRAVAAGFNRLGASFGVSMVERAVIDALGRATGQSFFDMVRNNAFGIEGGAVFPELAGLLPASILSEKPLERIALRHTVGLVDPIEAQDIASADRLDDGLPETLADYIEQDDLSYLKIKIAGDPASDMARLERIASVMERTGRTFALTLDGNEQYSRLEDFAALMDAIRRNPALGHFYQSILFVEQPLERSVALSAPLDPHALKTIGKPLLIDEADGWTRAFHEAIALGYHGVSHKNCKGVIRSLLNAMIAAERNRVAGQGTYFQSAEDLTCLPVVSLQADLAVVAALGITHVERNGHHYFRGLEHLPASEAEAALAAHPDLYRREGASIVTAINGGTLDIASLQVPGMGFACLPNLSQRTRAADWTFDSLNKSDAGHAGTGE, encoded by the coding sequence ATGAGCACGGCCAGACTCAAGATCATCGGTGGCCGCATCGGCATTGCCAATGCATTTGCGCGCATGCCGTTCCGCTTCGGTGTCGTAACGATGGAAGCTGCAGCCAGCGCCACATTGGAGCTTGAGGTTTTCGTCAATGGTCAGCCTGTTCTCGGCTACGCCTCTGATCTTCTCGCCTACAAATGGTTCGACAAGCGGCCGGAAAAGACACCGGCCGACAATGTCGCAGACCTGCTCTGGGTGATCGAGGAGGCGCTGACCGTTGCGAGTGCCCTGTCGGAGGGTTCTGTCTTCTCGTTGTGGCGGCAGCTCGACGAAGAGGTTGATCGGCGGGCGGTTGCCGCCGGTTTCAACCGGCTCGGCGCGTCCTTCGGTGTTTCCATGGTGGAGCGCGCCGTGATCGATGCGCTGGGACGGGCGACCGGTCAGAGCTTTTTCGACATGGTGCGCAACAATGCTTTTGGTATTGAGGGCGGCGCGGTCTTCCCCGAGCTTGCGGGTCTGCTGCCAGCGTCAATCCTTTCCGAAAAGCCGCTGGAGCGCATCGCGTTACGCCACACGGTTGGTCTGGTCGACCCGATCGAGGCGCAAGATATCGCTTCGGCGGATCGGCTTGATGATGGACTGCCTGAAACGCTCGCCGATTACATCGAACAGGATGATCTCAGCTATCTCAAGATCAAGATTGCGGGCGACCCGGCCTCGGATATGGCGCGGCTTGAGCGCATTGCATCGGTGATGGAACGAACCGGCAGGACATTCGCATTGACGCTCGACGGCAATGAACAATATAGCCGGCTTGAGGATTTCGCGGCGCTGATGGACGCCATCCGCCGCAATCCGGCGCTTGGGCATTTCTATCAATCGATTCTTTTTGTCGAGCAGCCTTTGGAACGCTCGGTCGCGCTTTCGGCCCCTCTCGATCCTCACGCCCTCAAGACAATCGGAAAACCGCTCCTGATCGATGAAGCCGATGGCTGGACGCGCGCCTTTCATGAGGCGATCGCGCTTGGCTATCACGGCGTGAGCCACAAGAATTGCAAGGGCGTAATACGGTCCTTGTTAAACGCGATGATCGCGGCCGAGCGCAATCGCGTGGCAGGGCAGGGCACCTACTTCCAGTCGGCAGAAGATCTGACCTGCCTGCCGGTGGTTTCCCTGCAGGCCGATCTTGCTGTCGTGGCTGCGCTTGGGATCACTCATGTGGAGCGCAATGGCCACCATTATTTCCGAGGCCTGGAGCATCTGCCCGCCAGCGAGGCGGAAGCAGCGCTGGCTGCCCATCCCGACCTCTATCGACGCGAGGGGGCTTCCATTGTCACCGCCATCAATGGCGGCACCCTCGACATCGCCTCATTGCAGGTCCCCGGCATGGGATTTGCCTGCCTTCCGAATCTCAGCCAGCGCACCCGCGCTGCCGACTGGACTTTCGATAGCCTCAACAAAAGCGATGCCGGACATGCCGGCACAGGAGAATGA
- a CDS encoding NAD-dependent epimerase/dehydratase family protein: MTRSLPDAILDEAQLEDMLSRPSERLVSVLSQLDGDITILGVGGKMGPTLARMAKRAAPHKRVIGVARFSEPGLKEKLEGWGIETVSCDLLDREAVEGLEKTENVIFMAGRKFGSSGNQGLTWAMNVHVPAIVAEAFKASRIVAFSTACVYPFVNITEQGAREDVVLDPPGEYANSCVGRERMFEHFASVHGTRVALIRLSYAIDLRYGVLHDVASAVQQGEPVQIDSGHCNVIWQGDANDIALQSLAHADNPPFVLNLSGPELVNVRNLARKFGEFLDKEPVLEGSEQERAWIVDTSLQQKLFGYPSVPLPRLVEWTAKWMKEGGRSLGKPTHFEVRDGKY; the protein is encoded by the coding sequence ATGACCCGATCACTGCCAGACGCCATACTGGATGAAGCCCAGCTCGAAGACATGCTGTCGCGGCCTAGCGAGCGTCTTGTATCCGTTCTCTCCCAGCTCGATGGTGACATCACGATCCTGGGCGTAGGTGGCAAGATGGGCCCGACGCTGGCGCGTATGGCCAAGCGTGCCGCGCCTCACAAGAGGGTTATCGGCGTCGCAAGATTCTCGGAACCGGGGCTCAAGGAAAAGCTGGAAGGCTGGGGCATCGAAACCGTTTCCTGCGATCTTCTCGATCGCGAAGCGGTGGAGGGCCTGGAGAAAACCGAAAACGTGATTTTCATGGCGGGTCGCAAATTCGGGTCCAGCGGCAATCAGGGGCTGACCTGGGCCATGAATGTTCATGTGCCCGCAATTGTCGCCGAGGCGTTCAAGGCGTCGCGCATCGTCGCCTTCTCGACGGCCTGCGTTTATCCGTTCGTCAACATCACCGAGCAGGGGGCACGTGAGGATGTGGTGCTCGATCCTCCAGGCGAATATGCCAATTCCTGCGTGGGACGCGAGCGCATGTTCGAGCATTTCGCAAGCGTGCATGGCACGCGCGTGGCGCTCATCCGTCTCTCCTACGCAATCGATCTGCGCTATGGCGTCTTGCATGACGTTGCAAGCGCGGTCCAGCAGGGCGAGCCCGTGCAGATCGACAGCGGCCATTGCAATGTCATCTGGCAGGGGGATGCGAATGACATTGCGTTGCAGTCTCTGGCGCATGCGGATAACCCGCCTTTCGTGCTCAATCTTTCCGGCCCTGAACTGGTGAATGTGCGCAACCTTGCGCGGAAGTTCGGCGAATTCCTCGATAAGGAGCCAGTTCTCGAAGGCTCCGAACAGGAGCGGGCATGGATCGTGGACACCAGTCTGCAGCAAAAACTCTTCGGTTATCCCTCAGTGCCGCTGCCGCGGCTGGTAGAGTGGACGGCAAAATGGATGAAAGAGGGCGGTCGCTCACTTGGCAAACCGACCCATTTCGAGGTTCGCGATGGAAAATACTGA
- a CDS encoding TetR/AcrR family transcriptional regulator — protein sequence MENTDRPSAGVEAGRKDASKKGQKATRDAAATRARILNAASKEFAKKGLKGTRIDAIAKRARCNKALIYHYFGNKEALFSTVLERNYEAIRTAERQLDLAHREPVAAMRELIGFSFDYVSAHPEFISLINDENMHGGVHVAHSAKARDLNSPLVAMIDTILERGQEEEKFRSGVDPVQLYISIASICYFFIANRSTLSAIFGLPKTPEVLAQRREHVIEVILGYLRPDADGQDLPSTPKA from the coding sequence ATGGAAAATACTGATCGGCCATCGGCCGGCGTTGAGGCAGGCAGGAAAGACGCTTCAAAGAAGGGGCAGAAGGCGACGCGCGATGCAGCGGCAACACGCGCCCGGATTCTGAACGCGGCCTCAAAAGAGTTTGCGAAGAAGGGTCTCAAGGGAACGCGCATCGACGCGATCGCCAAACGCGCCCGCTGCAACAAGGCTTTGATCTACCACTATTTCGGGAACAAGGAGGCCCTGTTCAGCACGGTTCTGGAGAGGAACTACGAGGCCATTCGTACGGCTGAGCGGCAACTGGATCTGGCCCACCGCGAACCTGTGGCGGCCATGCGGGAACTCATCGGATTCTCTTTCGACTATGTGAGCGCGCATCCGGAATTCATATCGCTCATCAACGACGAGAACATGCACGGAGGCGTGCATGTGGCGCACTCGGCCAAGGCGCGTGACCTGAACAGCCCGCTCGTCGCGATGATCGATACGATCCTGGAACGAGGACAGGAGGAAGAAAAGTTCCGCTCCGGGGTCGATCCCGTACAGCTCTACATATCAATCGCAAGCATCTGCTACTTCTTCATTGCCAACCGGTCCACATTGTCAGCGATCTTCGGGCTGCCAAAGACACCCGAGGTGCTTGCGCAGCGCCGCGAGCACGTGATCGAGGTCATTCTGGGCTATCTCCGCCCGGACGCCGACGGACAGGACCTGCCTTCCACCCCGAAGGCCTGA
- a CDS encoding dihydrodipicolinate synthase family protein: MKISDLPATPLAALRKGGVIPAHPLALDANRRLDERRQRALSRYYLDAGCIGLAVAVHTTQFEIRDHGLLEPVLSLAVEEASAHASSPFMVAGAVGRTDQAVREAELARSMGYHAVLLSLAAMKEASVDDLIDHCRAVADVIPVVGFYLQTAVGGQALPYAFWRRFAEIENVVAIKMAPFNRYRTLDVVRAVIDARAEDRITLYTGNDDHIVSDLMTKFTFKRDGAPVSVRIKGGLLGHWSVWTRRAVELIEEIHERPESRNASEWLELDARTTDANGVLFDVANDFAGCIACLHEVLRRQGLLEGTWCLNPNETMGPGQMEELDRICRDYPELNDDAFVAANLKRWLNG, translated from the coding sequence ATGAAAATAAGTGATCTTCCCGCAACGCCCCTTGCCGCCCTGCGCAAGGGAGGCGTGATCCCGGCCCACCCTTTGGCGCTCGATGCCAACCGCAGGCTCGATGAACGCCGCCAGCGCGCCCTGTCGCGTTACTATCTCGATGCGGGCTGCATCGGTCTCGCCGTTGCCGTTCACACCACGCAGTTCGAGATCCGCGATCATGGCCTTCTGGAGCCAGTGCTTTCGCTTGCCGTCGAAGAGGCGAGCGCGCATGCGAGCTCGCCTTTCATGGTGGCTGGCGCAGTCGGTCGGACAGATCAGGCCGTGCGCGAGGCCGAGCTTGCGCGATCCATGGGTTACCACGCCGTGCTTCTCAGCCTGGCGGCAATGAAAGAGGCGAGCGTCGACGACCTGATCGACCATTGCCGCGCCGTCGCCGATGTTATTCCGGTGGTGGGTTTCTATCTGCAAACCGCTGTTGGCGGACAGGCTCTGCCCTATGCATTCTGGCGACGCTTTGCCGAGATTGAAAATGTGGTGGCGATCAAGATGGCGCCGTTCAACCGCTACCGAACTCTTGACGTGGTGCGCGCGGTGATCGACGCCCGGGCGGAAGATCGTATTACGCTCTACACCGGTAATGACGATCACATCGTCTCCGACCTGATGACGAAGTTCACATTCAAGCGCGACGGTGCACCGGTTAGCGTGCGGATCAAGGGTGGGCTTCTGGGGCACTGGTCGGTCTGGACACGCAGGGCCGTGGAGCTGATCGAGGAGATCCATGAGCGTCCCGAAAGCAGGAACGCCAGCGAGTGGCTGGAACTCGATGCCCGCACCACCGACGCCAACGGCGTTCTGTTCGATGTGGCAAATGATTTTGCAGGTTGCATCGCCTGTCTGCACGAAGTTCTGCGTCGGCAGGGGCTGCTCGAAGGAACCTGGTGCCTCAATCCGAACGAAACCATGGGGCCTGGGCAAATGGAGGAACTCGACCGCATCTGCCGCGATTACCCCGAACTCAACGATGATGCTTTCGTGGCTGCGAATTTGAAACGTTGGCTGAACGGCTGA
- a CDS encoding FadR/GntR family transcriptional regulator, with protein MTSRVGSQWRSGAFITAEAIGQAIVEGEFSEGERLPLEAELASRFAVSRNTLREAMKLLAAKSMVVIAPRRGTVVLPRAEWNVLDPDVIDWFGALFRADSAFMEELVQTRQTIEPAAAFEAARSAAPHQVEAIAAAYREMEEQRGSGSTAEQVRVDVAFHLSVADAANNRFIQSIIRSIIHAVRANFEALIEHPGNFEGNLKNHRQVYEAIAAHDPDQARGAMERLLEQSLSDTKELFGSTRTSNRH; from the coding sequence ATGACGTCGCGCGTTGGGTCGCAATGGAGGTCGGGAGCCTTCATCACGGCAGAAGCCATCGGCCAGGCAATTGTGGAGGGAGAGTTTTCCGAGGGCGAACGTCTGCCTCTGGAAGCTGAACTCGCATCGCGCTTTGCAGTCTCTCGAAATACGCTTCGAGAGGCGATGAAGCTGCTTGCGGCCAAATCGATGGTGGTCATCGCGCCGCGCCGAGGCACCGTGGTTCTGCCGCGGGCGGAATGGAATGTGCTTGATCCCGATGTGATCGACTGGTTCGGCGCCTTGTTTCGCGCCGATTCCGCATTCATGGAGGAACTGGTCCAGACGCGCCAGACGATCGAACCGGCCGCAGCGTTCGAGGCCGCCCGTTCAGCCGCTCCACACCAGGTCGAGGCCATCGCTGCAGCCTATCGAGAAATGGAGGAGCAGCGCGGCAGCGGCAGCACCGCGGAACAGGTCAGGGTCGACGTCGCCTTCCACCTCTCTGTGGCGGATGCAGCGAACAACCGATTTATCCAGTCCATCATCCGCTCGATCATCCACGCGGTGCGCGCCAATTTCGAGGCGCTTATCGAACACCCGGGCAATTTCGAGGGCAATCTGAAAAACCATCGGCAGGTCTACGAGGCCATTGCAGCACACGATCCAGATCAGGCCCGTGGCGCGATGGAGCGGCTTCTCGAGCAGAGCTTGTCCGACACGAAGGAGCTTTTCGGTTCAACGCGAACCAGCAATCGGCATTGA
- a CDS encoding Bug family tripartite tricarboxylate transporter substrate binding protein: MKYVTLTTLLAATVAFAGPAFAEYPERPITLIVPWSAGGGTDAVGRMLAKGLQDELGTPVNVVNRTGAGGIVGHTAMIDADPDGYTLGLATAELTTYAAIGTSEASPADVTPIALVNFDASAFNVRTDSEWEDAGQALEAIKANPGKFKASGFPVGAAYHLAFAAFLNDNGVDPTALTVVPSQGAAPGFQELVSGGVAVVPSSLPEAASMRDAGLVKTLAVLAEERLASYPDVPTAKEAVGTASVGGTWRGVVGPKGLDAAVADKVEAALDKVYQSAEFQEFMSSRGFGVRWLPAGEFGTFMENASKSNAEVIEKLGLKQ, translated from the coding sequence ATGAAATACGTAACTTTGACGACGCTGCTTGCAGCGACCGTGGCCTTCGCCGGCCCCGCATTTGCAGAATATCCAGAGCGTCCCATCACGCTGATCGTGCCTTGGTCGGCCGGCGGCGGCACCGATGCTGTAGGGCGAATGCTCGCCAAAGGCTTGCAGGATGAACTCGGTACACCGGTCAATGTGGTCAATCGAACAGGGGCGGGCGGTATCGTCGGACACACGGCGATGATCGATGCCGACCCGGACGGCTACACGCTTGGGCTCGCGACTGCGGAGCTGACCACCTATGCCGCGATCGGCACGTCCGAAGCATCCCCTGCCGATGTGACACCGATTGCATTGGTGAATTTCGACGCGTCAGCATTCAACGTGCGCACCGACAGCGAGTGGGAAGACGCAGGCCAGGCGCTCGAGGCCATAAAAGCCAATCCTGGTAAGTTCAAAGCTTCCGGTTTTCCGGTTGGCGCTGCATACCATCTGGCATTCGCCGCTTTCCTGAATGACAATGGCGTCGACCCCACCGCATTGACCGTTGTGCCCAGTCAGGGCGCCGCTCCCGGCTTTCAGGAACTGGTTTCGGGAGGCGTGGCTGTCGTTCCTTCCTCCCTGCCGGAAGCCGCATCCATGCGCGATGCCGGTCTGGTGAAGACGCTTGCCGTCCTGGCGGAAGAGCGCCTTGCATCCTATCCCGATGTACCGACCGCCAAGGAGGCCGTGGGCACCGCCTCGGTCGGTGGCACCTGGCGCGGCGTTGTCGGGCCAAAGGGTCTGGACGCAGCGGTCGCCGACAAAGTCGAAGCTGCGCTCGACAAGGTGTATCAGAGCGCAGAGTTTCAGGAGTTCATGAGCAGCCGCGGTTTCGGCGTGCGTTGGCTCCCTGCAGGTGAGTTTGGCACGTTCATGGAAAATGCGTCCAAGAGCAATGCCGAAGTCATCGAGAAGCTTGGCTTGAAACAGTAG
- a CDS encoding tripartite tricarboxylate transporter TctB family protein: MRMNDAVTGCVFVLLSALILFAARGFPTLPDQPYGPGTFPTIIAAVMLVGGLSLIWSGARSRAPLLVVADWMRGSATLHRMVWVPGFVIAYIYLSKPIGFPILVPVLLGAFLTVTTGRPVRAATIAVLGTAALWLLFAYILRVPLPLGLLTEVIY; encoded by the coding sequence ATGCGTATGAACGACGCCGTCACGGGATGCGTCTTCGTCCTCCTGTCGGCACTCATCCTGTTTGCCGCTCGCGGTTTCCCCACTCTGCCGGACCAGCCCTATGGGCCCGGCACGTTTCCCACCATCATTGCGGCTGTGATGCTGGTGGGAGGCCTCTCACTGATCTGGAGTGGCGCGCGCAGCCGTGCGCCACTCCTTGTCGTTGCGGACTGGATGCGGGGTTCGGCCACGCTTCATCGGATGGTCTGGGTGCCGGGCTTCGTGATCGCCTATATCTATCTCAGCAAGCCGATCGGGTTCCCGATTCTGGTGCCGGTGTTGCTCGGAGCATTCCTGACCGTGACCACGGGCAGGCCGGTGCGTGCGGCCACCATCGCAGTGCTGGGCACCGCCGCTCTGTGGCTACTGTTTGCCTATATCCTGCGCGTGCCGCTGCCGCTCGGTCTTCTGACAGAGGTGATCTACTGA